agttgccattgggacaagctacccttaaaaaagggtcttctcttctagtatggcaatgatatccctggtttactcccgtttagctccatataagctccgcgcaaatgtcctctttgatacttaccttagggctacttaccaattttgtttgtaataaaaagtaaagaaaataaagaaaaataataaaagtacgagagacagaaactaaacatgtacagagttgtgtatcccttcaaattaaacatgattacatgatctatatgaacatataaaataaattgaagacaaagagcatataattaaaatattgcgtggcatagatcttgaaaagaaaacaataaaaactgacctttcagaaatcttgtatgaaaatcttcttgaagaaaaaaaaaataaggaaaactcaaagagtcttaaatatctctaaatttcttatagctctgaattttctcttcctctttcctcccatcatcctcttcttcccttctctagtagggtatttatagggttttgggagagaggtgtgatagggtttggagtcttaggatgataaagtttagatgacttaaacaactacaattgcagaattcgaataagactgggatatgggtgaggtgtttcaaccaataggaagacaggaaaaaatggaaggcaccaatagggaatgaggaagaggtgtggtaggatttggagtcttagggtgataaagtttagatgacttaaacaactacgattgcagaattcgaataagactgggatatgggtgaggtgtttcaaccaataggaagacaggaaaaaatggaaggcaccaatagggagtgaggaagagagtggggccaaggaggagagagatattttgttattttaatttttagaaaataattaaatgggtcccatttaaaattcctaactaggctttcttaggcccatagagcctaattaaacttaattagatccatttaagaactacccatattaaatttaaacaaaataaaattttatttaaatttaattaaattaatttccccaaaactttattattattttttattttttcaagatcatgccacagaattaataattcagctccatgcctccaattacatcttacagtcatataatttttcatcatcaggttttccacggcctcaatgcacatactcatcacaaaataagggtctacagtttgccccccactttggcaaaagttgaaatcaatgcgaaagcattgctcaagtttcgtcaaagtgaaatcaaatttctaataactataaaacattggctatgagaatCAAGTATAtgttgctcggtcgacatactctatgttatgagactagctacggtctcataacagtaataactgtgtcatgtgaaaaatgagtgtatcttgctctgtcaatacactctgcgtcatgagactagctacagtctcataacagtgataactgtgtgatttgaaatgttgtggattcgtatttaggaccgcagtcctaaactacctacgtattcccctcattatcctgaggaagaatcagacccactcgtagttcgacacttgaaactgtggtgatgcatgttcttctacgccttacacacctacaggtgacatgttaatgcgtgttcttctacgccttacacaactatgccatatgccctaaacaacgtctaaggacttatcaaaaaatatctatcatgaaatgttgtgggttcgtatttaggaccgcggtcctaaactacctacgtattcccctcgctatcctgaggaagaatcagaccccctcgtagttcgacaattgaaactgtggtgatgcatgttattctacgccttacacacccacaggtgacatgttgatgcacgttcttctatgccttacacaactatgtcatacgccctaaacaacgtctaaggacttaccaaaaaatatctgtcatgatttgaaaaatttagaatgattgggtctcaaaattctctctgatttttatgtttcctgtatgctacttcctatcatgggcatgctgattttactaaagattctaaaaaaaaacttagtcctctgggggatctctttttgcaaaaactttcttatagcctcaaagttttttagaagaattgttcaccaaaaaagacttccttaaggtcacaatacaatttctctctgatttttctttttttcttctcttcccccatggtttctatcttgactcatttctctttcatgaactccattctctgtgccctaacttttgcctgaaatgtccttttggattttcatctcagcaggcttgctctaacttttgcctaagcggccctttcgggttttccacctagcaagctccactttttttttttggaaggcatagattaaatcaaaacaatgcagttcaattacttaatcatttgatgtatccctcaaggcacaaacattcgcgatcataattaaataaaatccattcctagttaatgcaataaaaaaattctttatttattcaggtacaccattactccctcttacattaggttttgccaaatttctaaccttccaaagttagaaataagctttataacctgctgaatgacctttttaggttttccatccagatcttctctcatctctccttttgcctagatcgCCTTTCGcaagttttcaatctagcatttttttttttacccttacttttgcctagaccgtcgTTTGTAAATTtacagcctagcgggcctatctcacacaaagtaccgtttgagcttgtctaagttgactagttcttgaaattcattcccatccaggtctgatattcttacagcaccttctgacaagatctttttgactatgtatggaccatcccaatTTGGCTtgaactttcctcttggatcaaaagggatgggccgagtttgtttcaaaaccatgtctccctctttgatctttcttggcttcaccttcttattaaaggcccttgctatctttctttgataagcctgcatatgatataaggctcgcatcctcttctcatcaatcaaagctagttcttcaaatcttttctgggcccactcattttctggaatcttagcttctagtatcactctcaaggatttgacctctaacTCAATAGGTAGCACTACTTCAGTCCCATATactaaagagaatggagttgcccctgtggatgttcttgtagtagtgcgataaccccaaagagcataagggagcttctcaggccaatccttataggttTCAACCATTTTTCTCAAAATGGTTTTGACATTCTTATTTgctgcttctactgctccattagtCTGTGGCCTGTACGGTGAAGACTTGTgatgcttaatcttgaattcggtaattaattctaagaaatcaatCACCTTTGAACTGGCTGCCGTTATCTAATACTATCTCATGGGGTACCCCAAACCTGCAAATCAAGTTCTTTCTCACAAACTTACTTATCTGCTTGGCCCCTACTACTTTATAAGATTCAGCTTCAACCCACTTGGTGAAATAGTCAGTTGCTACAATgataaatctatggccattagaaGCCGTGGGAGAAATCTTCCCAATAATGTCTATGCCCCATATTGAGAATGGCCATGGTGAAGTCATACTGTAGAGTTCACTAGACGGTAGGTGATTCAAATTTCCATGAATTTGGCACTCATGGCATCTTTTCACAAATTTAGCGCAGTCGGTATCCATGGTAGACCAGTAATAGCCTAATCTTAAAATTTTGTCCGCTAATACCCTTCCGTTCATGTGAGGACCACACACTCCTGCATGTACTTCCTCCATTATCTGCTCAGACTGCTTTTTTGTCACAGACAAGAGCAATAGTCCTTCGAAGAACCTTTTGCAGAGTTTCCCCCCAGCCAAAGTGAACTGAGTGACTAATctacgaattgtagctctatccctACTATTGGCTGACTGTGGGTATTCTCTTACCTCTAAATATCTTCTTATGTCCTCATACCATTTCATCTCATCTTCTAGATCTAAATGTGCTATTATTAACCCTTCATAGCATGGGATTCTACTCCTCATCAGGATAACTGGCTGGGTCAACTTCTGATCACCCTTCTCCCATAAGGATGCAGTGGCTAGAGCATCGACCATCCAGTTACGAGCTCTAGGCATGTGCTTCATTGTCACTTCCTCAAAGCTAAATAATAGTTTCTTAGCATACTCCAGGTATggcctcaacttttcttctttcaattcccaTTCACCTTTAATATGGGAAACTACTAGCATTGAATCTCCAAACACCTCCACTTTTTTAGCCCCAACAGCTATTAATGCCTCTAGGCCACAAATGCAAGCCTCATATTCTGCAATATTATTAGTGGTTGGGAAACATAGCCTTTTTGATATTAACAATTGTTCTCCATTCGGTGCTTCCAAAACTACCCCTATACCGACTCCGCTTTTATTCATGGCCCCATCAAAGTACATTTTCCATGGCTGGACCTCTACTAGCTCGAGACTCTCATCTAGGAAGGCTGTTTCGACTTCTTCCTCTTCATTAACTGGATTTTTAGAAAGAAATTTGGCCACTACACTCCCCTTGATGGTTTTTCGAGTCTCATACACAATATCAAATTCAGACAGTAGGACCAACCATTTGGCCAATTTACCAACTAGCGTCGGTACTTCAAATAGGTACTTTAAAGGATCCATCCGGGATACTACAATAACTCGATGGGTCTGAAAGTAGTGCCTTAACTTCTTAGTTGCCCATACTACTGACCAGAGGTTTTTTCTATTAGTGAATAATTCTCCTCATAAGCAAGGAGTTTCTTACTAATGTAATAGATGGCTCTCTCCAGATTCTCTACTTCTT
This sequence is a window from Hevea brasiliensis isolate MT/VB/25A 57/8 chromosome 10, ASM3005281v1, whole genome shotgun sequence. Protein-coding genes within it:
- the LOC131169412 gene encoding uncharacterized protein LOC131169412, producing the protein MDPLKYLFEVPTLVGKLAKWLVLLSEFDIVYETRKTIKGSVVAKFLSKNPVNEEEEVETAFLDESLELVEVQPWKMYFDGAMNKSGVGIGVVLEAPNGEQLLISKRLCFPTTNNIAEYEACICGLEALIAVGAKKVEVFGDSMLVVSHIKGEWELKEEKLRPYLEYAKKLLFSFEEVTMKHMPRARNWMVDALATASLWEKGDQKLTQPVILMRSRIPCYEGLIIAHLDLEDEMKWYEDIRRYLEVREYPQSANSRDRATIRRLVTQFTLAGGKLCKRFFEGLLLLSVTKKQSEQIMEEVHAGVCGPHMNGRVLADKILRLGYYWSTMDTDCAKFVKRCHECQIHGNLNHLPSSELYSMTSPWPFSIWGIDIIGKISPTASNGHRFIIVATDYFTKWVEAESYKVVGAKQISKFVRKNLICRFGVPHEIVLDNGSQFKGD